From the genome of Bacteroidales bacterium, one region includes:
- a CDS encoding phosphatidylserine decarboxylase family protein gives MTTIHKAGWKITSVITLMLIVVNFLIICFVKAKWLVFSILLLSVLFLIFVLRFFRNPVRQVISDDNVIVAPADGTVVVVEETFDNEVLNENCIQVSIFMSIWDVHKNWIPISGVLKYFKYHQGKFLIARNPKSSTLNERTTLMIETEDNKKIVVRQIAGYVARRIETYTTKPETDVKKGQQMGFIKFGSRVDILFPTGTEILVNIGDTTRGCLTPIAKF, from the coding sequence ATGACGACAATTCATAAAGCTGGTTGGAAAATTACGTCTGTAATAACGCTAATGTTGATAGTAGTTAATTTTTTGATAATCTGTTTTGTGAAAGCCAAGTGGTTAGTCTTTTCAATTTTACTGTTATCTGTCCTATTCCTAATATTCGTACTACGATTTTTTAGAAATCCTGTCAGACAAGTAATATCAGATGATAACGTTATTGTTGCGCCTGCTGATGGTACTGTCGTTGTGGTTGAAGAGACTTTTGATAACGAAGTTTTAAACGAAAATTGCATCCAAGTATCGATTTTTATGTCAATATGGGATGTGCATAAAAATTGGATTCCAATTTCAGGAGTACTTAAATATTTCAAGTATCACCAAGGAAAATTTTTAATAGCAAGGAACCCAAAATCATCAACGCTTAATGAGAGAACTACTTTAATGATTGAAACTGAGGATAATAAAAAAATTGTTGTAAGACAGATTGCTGGCTACGTTGCAAGAAGAATAGAGACATATACTACTAAACCAGAAACAGATGTAAAAAAAGGGCAACAAATGGGATTTATTAAGTTTGGCTCAAGAGTAGATATTTTATTTCCCACTGGCACTGAAATTCTTGTAAACATTGGCGACACCACAAGAGGCTGTTTAACTCCTATAGCAAAATTTTAA
- the rsfS gene encoding ribosome silencing factor — protein sequence MTKEKEVTTKQLLEVIIESIKEKKGKEIVQIDFLKIANSIADSFIICHGDSTTQVEAIADNIKDKISEKLSMKVKYIEGKTNAQWVLIDFSDVVVHIFLEPIRRLYNLEGLWADGEFYYHND from the coding sequence ATGACAAAAGAAAAAGAAGTAACAACCAAACAACTACTTGAAGTCATTATTGAAAGCATAAAGGAGAAAAAGGGAAAAGAAATTGTTCAAATTGACTTTTTAAAAATTGCAAACTCAATAGCAGACTCTTTCATTATTTGCCACGGAGACTCCACAACACAAGTTGAAGCTATCGCCGACAATATCAAAGATAAAATAAGTGAAAAACTTTCAATGAAAGTTAAATATATAGAAGGAAAAACAAATGCCCAGTGGGTTTTAATAGACTTCTCTGATGTAGTGGTACACATTTTTCTTGAACCTATAAGGAGATTATACAATCTTGAAGGTTTGTGGGCTGACGGAGAGTTTTATTATCACAATGATTGA
- the hflB gene encoding ATP-dependent zinc metalloprotease FtsH encodes MNNQKSNRNNPIKQDKTDNKKPRFNIYWIYAIIALAFIFINFLSPSGSPEEINMADFKNNMLSKGDVEKVIVVNKETVEVYIKPSKIGTGRYIDNTSGGFFKQQKPNFLFKIGSVESFEKQMAEAQEGIPETEKTPIVYETRENHIGNIIMYILPIVIIVGIWILIMRRMSGANSAGGQIFNIGKSKAKLFDKDNNVKIDFSHVAGLDEAKVEIKEIVDFLKNPKKYTDLGGKIPKGVLLVGPPGTGKTLLAKAVAGEAHVPFFSLSGSDFVEMFVGVGASRVRDLFRTAKEKSPCIIFIDEIDAIGRARGRNPNMGANDERENTLNQLLTEMDGFESNSGVIILAATNRADILDRALLRAGRFDRQIHVELPDLNGRNEIFKVHMKPLRLAGDVDVEFLAKQTPGFSGADIANVCNEAALIAARKNKKKVERQDFLDAVDRIVGGLEKRSKVISPQEKKVIAFHEAGHATVSWMLEHANPLIKVTIIPRGQALGAAWYLPEERQLSTKEQVFHEMCSIMGGRAAEKLVFDSVSTGALNDLERVTKQAYALVAYFGMSEKLGNLSFYDSTGQSDFSFVKPFSEKTAELIDKEVKMIVDKAYNTALKVLDENREGLEQLANKLLEKEVIFTDDLEQIFGPRPKSESEEQTVDSM; translated from the coding sequence ATGAACAATCAAAAAAGCAATCGTAATAATCCCATAAAACAGGATAAAACAGATAATAAAAAGCCCAGATTTAATATATATTGGATATACGCCATAATAGCATTGGCATTCATATTTATAAACTTTCTCTCGCCAAGCGGTTCACCCGAAGAGATAAATATGGCTGATTTTAAAAACAATATGCTTTCCAAAGGCGATGTTGAGAAAGTGATTGTTGTAAACAAAGAGACCGTTGAAGTATATATTAAACCCTCAAAAATTGGTACAGGTAGATACATTGACAATACCAGCGGTGGCTTTTTTAAGCAACAAAAACCAAATTTTTTATTTAAGATCGGCTCGGTAGAAAGTTTTGAGAAGCAAATGGCTGAAGCCCAGGAAGGTATACCTGAAACAGAAAAGACCCCAATTGTTTATGAAACCCGGGAGAATCACATTGGTAATATTATCATGTATATTCTTCCAATAGTAATAATTGTCGGTATATGGATATTAATTATGCGACGTATGAGTGGGGCTAACAGTGCGGGAGGGCAAATTTTTAATATAGGAAAATCAAAAGCCAAGCTTTTTGATAAAGATAACAACGTGAAAATTGATTTTAGTCATGTGGCGGGTCTTGATGAAGCTAAAGTTGAAATAAAAGAGATAGTCGATTTTTTGAAAAACCCAAAGAAATATACTGATCTTGGTGGAAAAATACCGAAAGGAGTGCTTTTAGTAGGACCTCCGGGAACAGGAAAAACGCTTTTGGCTAAGGCCGTCGCAGGAGAAGCCCATGTCCCTTTCTTTTCTCTGTCGGGTAGTGATTTTGTAGAAATGTTTGTTGGAGTAGGGGCAAGTCGTGTAAGAGATTTATTCAGGACTGCAAAGGAAAAATCCCCATGTATAATTTTTATTGACGAGATTGATGCAATTGGTCGTGCAAGGGGAAGAAACCCAAATATGGGAGCTAACGACGAGCGGGAAAACACACTAAACCAACTCCTTACTGAAATGGATGGCTTTGAATCCAACAGTGGTGTGATTATTCTTGCGGCTACCAACCGTGCCGATATCCTAGATAGAGCCTTGTTGCGAGCCGGAAGATTTGATCGTCAAATTCATGTTGAGCTTCCCGACCTTAATGGACGTAATGAAATATTTAAAGTACATATGAAACCTTTACGATTGGCAGGAGATGTCGACGTTGAGTTTTTGGCAAAACAAACCCCCGGATTTAGTGGTGCAGATATAGCTAATGTTTGTAACGAGGCAGCATTGATTGCAGCAAGAAAAAATAAGAAAAAGGTAGAAAGACAAGACTTCCTTGATGCTGTTGACAGAATCGTTGGCGGTCTTGAAAAAAGAAGCAAAGTAATTTCGCCACAAGAGAAAAAAGTTATAGCATTTCACGAAGCAGGTCACGCTACAGTAAGTTGGATGTTAGAACATGCCAACCCATTAATAAAAGTTACTATTATCCCCAGAGGACAGGCTCTAGGAGCAGCTTGGTACTTGCCTGAAGAGAGACAGCTTTCGACTAAAGAGCAGGTTTTTCACGAGATGTGTTCAATAATGGGAGGTCGTGCTGCAGAAAAATTAGTTTTCGACTCTGTTTCAACTGGAGCACTCAATGACTTGGAGCGAGTAACCAAACAAGCCTATGCACTTGTTGCATATTTCGGCATGAGTGAAAAATTAGGTAACTTAAGCTTTTATGACAGCACTGGACAATCAGATTTTTCATTTGTTAAACCTTTTAGCGAAAAAACAGCAGAACTGATTGATAAAGAGGTTAAAATGATAGTCGATAAAGCCTATAATACAGCTTTAAAAGTGTTAGACGAAAATAGAGAAGGTCTTGAACAATTAGCAAACAAGCTACTTGAAAAAGAGGTAATATTTACAGATGATTTAGAACAAATTTTTGGTCCAAGACCTAAAAGTGAATCAGAGGAACAGACAGTTGATAGTATGTAA
- a CDS encoding DUF2007 domain-containing protein, with translation MSKNWSLAYTTTLDYRAQMIKDLLKDHDVEVAIINKKDSAYVLVGEIEIYVLHEKLITAKHLIKSFLENEKSD, from the coding sequence ATGAGTAAAAACTGGTCATTAGCATACACAACAACACTCGATTATCGTGCACAAATGATAAAAGATCTTTTAAAAGATCATGATGTAGAAGTTGCAATTATTAATAAAAAAGATTCAGCATATGTGCTAGTAGGAGAGATAGAGATATATGTGTTACACGAAAAGTTAATAACAGCCAAACACCTAATCAAAAGCTTCTTAGAAAATGAAAAATCTGACTAA
- a CDS encoding Nif3-like dinuclear metal center hexameric protein, with the protein MKLNLNEIIFFLNQRFPLQYQESWDNSGLLVDTYKPISKIITCLDCTLDVVNEAIAENANLIVSHHPLIFSGIKKIINTDKTASILKLLIKNDIALYCAHTNLDNAVGGLNDYLAKALNLTDIEVLQPLKSHLFKIVTFVPHEHADKVRTALFNSMAGNIGNYDSCSFNIQGNGTFRGNDNTNPFVGKIGKIHFEPETRIETVVERRSLQKAINDMISAHPYEEVAYDIYPIENELPSVGLGRIGVLPQQMSENQLIKYLKEKLSLENVLCSRINNRAISKIAIIGGSGSSVIDTALLLGADAVITGDIKYHTYIDYESKLFLVDIGHFGSEKIAMNVFYDCLTKKFPNFAVLKSKTNLNPINYL; encoded by the coding sequence ATGAAACTAAATTTGAACGAAATCATATTTTTTTTAAATCAGCGTTTCCCATTACAATATCAGGAAAGTTGGGATAATTCTGGTTTATTGGTTGATACATATAAACCAATATCGAAAATAATAACTTGCCTTGACTGCACTTTAGATGTTGTAAATGAAGCCATTGCCGAAAATGCAAATCTAATTGTTTCTCATCATCCATTGATTTTTAGTGGTATTAAAAAAATAATAAACACCGACAAAACAGCTTCGATATTAAAACTACTGATTAAGAACGATATAGCCCTTTACTGCGCACACACAAACCTAGATAATGCCGTTGGAGGCTTAAATGATTATCTGGCTAAAGCGTTGAATCTAACAGATATAGAGGTATTACAACCACTAAAATCACACCTATTCAAAATTGTGACTTTTGTTCCGCATGAACACGCCGATAAAGTTCGGACAGCTCTGTTTAATTCTATGGCCGGAAACATTGGAAATTACGACTCGTGTAGCTTTAACATTCAGGGCAACGGAACGTTTCGAGGTAACGATAACACAAATCCGTTCGTTGGAAAAATTGGAAAGATACACTTTGAGCCTGAAACAAGAATAGAAACCGTTGTTGAACGACGCAGTTTGCAAAAGGCCATTAATGATATGATTAGTGCCCACCCCTACGAGGAGGTTGCATACGATATTTATCCCATTGAGAATGAACTCCCAAGCGTTGGGCTTGGTCGTATAGGAGTTTTGCCACAACAGATGAGTGAAAATCAACTAATTAAGTATCTGAAAGAAAAGTTATCGTTGGAAAATGTTTTATGTAGTCGGATCAATAATAGAGCTATAAGTAAAATTGCGATTATCGGAGGTAGTGGCTCATCGGTTATTGATACCGCTTTATTGTTGGGAGCTGATGCAGTTATTACTGGCGATATTAAATATCACACTTATATTGACTATGAAAGCAAACTATTTTTGGTGGATATAGGACATTTTGGTAGTGAAAAAATAGCAATGAATGTTTTTTACGATTGTCTTACAAAAAAATTCCCTAACTTTGCAGTCCTCAAATCGAAAACAAATTTGAACCCAATTAATTATCTGTAA
- a CDS encoding phosphatidate cytidylyltransferase — translation MKNLTKRTLTGLVFTVTLIVAFVASQYSMLAMVVLIAILCISEHYGMAKAIEIRPLYAIGYTITLLIIALTFLISKDIIPPEISIVLIPLLSMAFIVQLYHKHKKPIENIGYTFLSIIHVAIPLSLLIVLSQLGETYDHQINLGIIFMIWASDTFAYLVGMAIGQNPLFYRISPKKSWEGFIGGLAAALVLSQIIAKYWIILTPLQWGVLSIIVSITGVWGDLVESMFKRAVNVKDSGNILPGHGGVLDRFDSLLMVMPFAFTYVYLILS, via the coding sequence ATGAAAAATCTGACTAAACGAACGCTTACAGGTTTAGTTTTTACGGTAACGCTAATTGTTGCATTTGTTGCCAGTCAATACTCTATGTTAGCCATGGTAGTGCTAATCGCAATTTTGTGTATTTCAGAGCATTATGGTATGGCAAAGGCTATAGAGATAAGACCACTGTATGCTATTGGATATACTATTACTTTGTTAATCATTGCATTAACGTTTTTAATTTCAAAAGATATAATACCTCCTGAAATTAGCATTGTGTTAATCCCCTTATTATCAATGGCTTTTATTGTACAGTTATACCATAAACACAAAAAACCCATAGAAAATATTGGATATACTTTTTTGTCAATAATACACGTTGCTATACCTCTTTCACTGTTAATTGTTTTGTCACAATTAGGTGAAACATACGACCATCAAATAAATCTCGGTATTATTTTCATGATATGGGCAAGCGATACTTTTGCCTATTTGGTTGGAATGGCAATTGGACAAAATCCACTTTTTTACAGAATCTCTCCAAAAAAATCGTGGGAGGGGTTTATTGGAGGTTTGGCCGCTGCTCTGGTATTATCGCAAATTATCGCAAAGTATTGGATAATTTTAACACCATTGCAATGGGGAGTTCTTTCTATAATAGTTTCAATAACAGGCGTTTGGGGTGATTTGGTTGAGAGCATGTTTAAAAGAGCTGTAAACGTTAAAGATTCGGGCAATATATTACCAGGACACGGTGGAGTTTTGGACAGATTCGACAGTTTGCTTATGGTTATGCCATTTGCATTTACTTATGTTTATTTGATATTATCGTAA
- a CDS encoding AAA family ATPase, with protein MSFFTNRQLKLAYEFVEYTGRNVFLTGKAGTGKTTFLQNITKTTTKRNIVVAPTGVAAINAGGVTIHSFFQIAPGLFIPGMKTETSEDEQNAQLRVSKVKIDIIRSLDLLIIDEVSMVRADLLDAIDNVLRRYRNNSKPFGGVQLLLIGDLQQLAPVVKEDEREILEKYYQSTYFFGSNALRQTDYVSIELTEVYRQSDQNFISLLNSVRDNRLTTSDIEKLNARYQPQILDNYDKGYITLTTHNNQAKLINDKQLKKLNRASEMFTAEVSGDFPETSYPTEYNLDLKIGAQVMFVKNDPSPEKLFYNGKIGEVVDIEEDVVFVKCQDQEEVLAVTELTWENNRYSIDQETKEITEQVIGTFKQIPLKLAWAITIHKSQGLTFDKVVIDAQAAFAHGQVYVALSRCTSLEGLILSSPINTYGIKTDSSIISFNNEISRNQPDSNQLKQAQLEFQIELLHDLFDFSSIRKNAYQLQKTIQNNHTILSSTLPEKTENFINVLNNNFYDVGQKFNNEILRHTQKLTSSVEESELIQGRIKKAVAYFQPKMENELIQFIETIDISSDNKQVSKMLSDVKTKIEWDLQIKNDSMLSCASGFDVKLFMQAKAKAAIESPSDRRKKSMRVGKIKVKENEESENPELYEQLRQWREIAADNLNVPLYAILPNKSIVQISNYLPANIAALRKIHGIGKIKAEKFGIDIISIVEEYCANNNLRPQYEKTEKIEFEPKKKKISTKQISYDMFKQGLTVEEIATDRGLVISTILGHLISYVETGEISADELIHEDKIKLISDFISSNFFESIGEIKRALSNSVEYSDIRVVIAHLKYKSNGKT; from the coding sequence ATGAGCTTCTTCACAAATCGTCAATTAAAATTAGCATACGAATTTGTTGAATACACAGGACGGAATGTTTTTTTAACAGGAAAAGCAGGGACAGGAAAAACAACTTTTCTACAAAATATCACAAAAACAACAACAAAAAGGAATATTGTAGTCGCTCCGACAGGCGTTGCTGCAATTAATGCAGGTGGTGTCACAATACATTCATTTTTTCAAATTGCTCCCGGACTTTTTATTCCCGGAATGAAAACAGAAACATCAGAAGACGAGCAAAATGCACAATTACGTGTTTCAAAGGTCAAAATTGATATTATAAGAAGCCTTGATCTTCTGATAATTGATGAAGTAAGCATGGTTAGAGCAGATTTGCTTGATGCAATAGACAATGTTTTAAGACGATACAGAAACAACTCTAAACCATTTGGAGGTGTTCAACTTCTCTTAATTGGAGATTTACAGCAACTTGCACCTGTTGTAAAAGAAGACGAGCGTGAAATATTGGAAAAATACTATCAATCAACATATTTTTTTGGAAGCAACGCACTACGTCAAACCGATTATGTTAGCATCGAGCTGACAGAGGTTTACAGGCAATCAGACCAAAATTTTATCAGTTTGCTAAACAGTGTGAGAGACAATAGACTGACTACAAGCGATATAGAGAAATTAAATGCGCGCTACCAGCCCCAAATACTTGATAACTACGACAAAGGATATATTACGCTTACAACCCACAACAACCAAGCAAAACTTATTAACGACAAACAGCTTAAAAAACTAAATAGAGCGTCGGAGATGTTTACTGCTGAGGTCTCTGGAGATTTTCCTGAAACGTCTTACCCCACAGAGTATAACCTTGATTTGAAGATTGGCGCACAGGTGATGTTTGTTAAAAACGACCCCTCGCCCGAGAAACTGTTCTATAACGGCAAAATAGGCGAAGTAGTTGATATCGAGGAAGATGTTGTTTTCGTTAAGTGTCAGGATCAAGAGGAGGTTTTGGCTGTAACTGAGCTTACATGGGAAAATAATCGTTACTCTATTGACCAAGAGACTAAAGAGATTACAGAACAAGTAATTGGTACTTTCAAACAGATACCTTTGAAACTTGCATGGGCTATTACCATTCACAAAAGTCAGGGGCTGACATTCGATAAAGTAGTTATTGACGCACAAGCTGCTTTTGCACATGGTCAGGTATATGTTGCGCTTAGCCGATGTACATCTTTAGAAGGATTAATTTTAAGCTCGCCTATCAACACTTACGGGATTAAAACCGATTCAAGCATTATCAGTTTTAATAATGAAATTTCACGCAATCAACCTGACAGTAACCAACTTAAACAAGCGCAACTAGAGTTCCAAATAGAATTACTACATGATCTTTTCGATTTTAGTAGCATTAGAAAAAACGCATATCAACTACAAAAAACTATTCAAAACAATCACACTATTCTTAGCTCAACTTTGCCCGAAAAGACAGAGAACTTTATAAATGTCTTAAACAATAACTTTTATGATGTAGGACAAAAATTCAACAACGAAATTTTGCGTCATACACAAAAACTTACATCATCGGTTGAAGAGTCGGAACTGATACAGGGACGAATAAAAAAAGCCGTTGCATACTTTCAGCCAAAAATGGAGAACGAACTCATACAGTTTATTGAAACCATTGATATTTCAAGCGACAACAAACAGGTCAGCAAAATGCTTTCAGATGTTAAAACTAAAATTGAGTGGGATTTACAAATAAAGAACGACAGCATGTTATCGTGTGCATCTGGTTTTGACGTTAAGCTGTTTATGCAGGCAAAAGCTAAAGCTGCCATTGAGTCGCCAAGTGATAGACGGAAAAAGAGTATGCGTGTCGGTAAAATAAAAGTTAAAGAAAACGAAGAGTCAGAAAATCCGGAACTATACGAACAGCTAAGACAATGGCGCGAAATTGCAGCCGACAATCTTAATGTACCTCTTTATGCAATATTGCCAAATAAGTCTATTGTTCAGATTTCCAATTACTTACCCGCAAATATTGCTGCGCTTAGAAAAATTCATGGAATAGGTAAAATAAAAGCCGAAAAATTTGGTATAGACATAATATCAATTGTTGAAGAGTACTGCGCTAACAACAATTTGAGACCTCAGTACGAAAAAACCGAGAAAATTGAATTTGAACCAAAAAAGAAGAAAATCAGTACTAAACAGATTAGTTACGATATGTTCAAACAAGGGCTAACTGTTGAAGAGATAGCGACTGATAGAGGTCTTGTTATATCAACTATTTTGGGACATCTGATTTCATATGTAGAGACAGGTGAAATATCTGCAGACGAACTGATTCATGAAGATAAAATTAAACTTATATCCGATTTTATTTCCAGTAATTTCTTTGAAAGTATTGGCGAGATTAAGCGGGCTCTGAGCAATAGTGTTGAATATAGCGACATTAGGGTTGTTATAGCGCATTTGAAATACAAAAGTAATGGGAAGACTTAG
- a CDS encoding 4Fe-4S binding protein, with protein MAYKISEDCIACGSCISECPVDAISEGDIYKIDPDTCTECGSCAEVCPVEAISPA; from the coding sequence ATGGCTTATAAAATTTCAGAAGACTGCATAGCATGCGGTTCATGTATCTCAGAATGTCCGGTTGACGCAATTTCTGAAGGAGATATCTATAAAATCGATCCAGACACATGTACTGAATGTGGTTCATGTGCAGAAGTGTGCCCCGTTGAAGCAATTTCTCCG
- a CDS encoding GAF domain-containing protein: MKFRFSMVNRLYFGFGILIVAFVVSSVLTFTNLQANKKANEQISEIYAPSISYLNELISLVNNSKMLIKNWVFIERQSETPDKISLKNIHSKQYPQVIVKLSELKEHWSVDDIELFDKIEKTLSDTLFVLQTQIMEQLNTLESYEDQEVVLEVSPMVEKNGEIIVFSNDVIEDITELKTSINECYDEINARNIENVNNFQRTVVIMGIVLVALSLFIFYLISRVTVRPVLKLREFLLQMARGILPDEHLKVSDDEIGDISQALNQFVDNMKRTSSFALEIGNENFGAEYNALSEDDILGNSLITMRQNLKTASEQEQKRKQEDEIRNWTTKGLAEFGDILRQSTNIESLSYDVLEKAIEILGAIQGALYILEDNDEDDVHFRMTAAIAYGRKKLASRRVEIEEGLVGRCAFEQAPVYLKEVPQDYVRITSGLGDTNPSVILLVPLKANETIYGVIEIVSFNQFEEYQINFLEQVSENIAGTLATVKINEKTARLLEESQQKGEELASQEEEMRQNMEELQATQEESARRELEMREILEAINNSVGNIEFDLFGVIQNVNERYAQFLGLKEEDLIGREHRNLLKLTHKQDMLYREMWEGFTSGSSVEMDLCYPTSYGDVWLRETYTPLKDASGEYKKVLSLSVDISDNKTKDRAIHAYRRELDEQGENLKNIIDQLNTHKSESELRENELLKESEATEEENRVQIESMKLLIEDLEEKIRKLTAGKS; encoded by the coding sequence ATGAAGTTTAGATTTTCAATGGTAAACCGTTTATATTTCGGTTTTGGAATATTAATAGTGGCATTTGTTGTTAGTAGCGTTTTAACTTTTACAAACCTGCAGGCAAACAAAAAGGCAAACGAACAAATATCAGAAATATATGCTCCTTCGATTTCATATTTGAATGAGCTAATAAGTTTAGTTAACAATTCAAAGATGTTAATAAAAAACTGGGTTTTTATTGAACGACAATCAGAAACACCCGATAAGATTAGTCTTAAAAATATACACTCTAAACAATATCCTCAAGTTATTGTGAAACTAAGTGAGTTGAAAGAGCATTGGAGTGTAGATGATATTGAACTGTTCGACAAAATTGAAAAAACTTTGTCTGATACGCTGTTTGTATTGCAAACACAAATAATGGAACAACTAAATACTTTGGAGTCGTATGAAGATCAAGAGGTTGTTTTAGAGGTGAGTCCTATGGTTGAGAAGAACGGGGAGATTATTGTTTTTTCTAACGATGTAATAGAAGATATAACAGAACTTAAGACAAGCATAAATGAATGCTATGATGAAATAAATGCAAGAAATATTGAAAATGTAAACAATTTTCAACGTACTGTAGTAATTATGGGGATTGTTTTAGTAGCACTCTCTTTGTTTATATTTTATCTTATATCTCGAGTTACTGTAAGACCTGTTCTTAAGCTGCGTGAATTTTTATTGCAAATGGCTAGAGGAATTTTGCCCGATGAACACCTGAAAGTTTCTGATGATGAAATTGGAGATATCTCGCAAGCTCTGAATCAGTTTGTCGACAATATGAAAAGGACTTCGAGTTTTGCGTTAGAAATTGGAAATGAGAACTTTGGAGCCGAATACAATGCTTTAAGTGAAGACGATATACTAGGTAACAGCTTAATCACAATGCGCCAAAATTTAAAAACAGCATCGGAGCAAGAACAAAAACGTAAACAAGAGGACGAAATAAGAAATTGGACTACAAAAGGACTTGCGGAATTTGGAGATATTTTAAGACAAAGTACCAATATAGAGTCTTTATCGTATGACGTTCTCGAAAAAGCTATTGAAATTTTGGGTGCAATTCAAGGAGCACTGTATATATTGGAAGATAATGACGAGGATGATGTTCATTTTAGAATGACAGCAGCAATTGCTTATGGTCGAAAAAAACTAGCATCGCGTCGTGTAGAGATTGAAGAGGGACTCGTTGGACGTTGTGCCTTTGAACAAGCTCCGGTTTATTTAAAAGAGGTGCCGCAAGACTATGTAAGAATCACGTCCGGCTTAGGCGATACAAATCCCTCTGTAATATTGTTGGTGCCATTAAAAGCTAATGAGACAATTTATGGTGTAATAGAGATAGTATCCTTTAACCAATTTGAAGAGTATCAGATTAATTTTTTAGAGCAAGTAAGTGAAAACATAGCTGGGACTTTAGCGACTGTAAAAATAAATGAAAAAACGGCACGATTACTTGAAGAGTCGCAGCAGAAAGGAGAAGAGTTAGCATCTCAAGAGGAAGAGATGCGTCAAAATATGGAAGAGCTTCAAGCCACTCAGGAAGAATCAGCAAGACGTGAGCTTGAAATGCGCGAAATACTCGAAGCCATCAACAATAGTGTTGGAAATATAGAGTTTGATTTGTTTGGAGTAATTCAAAATGTCAACGAAAGATATGCTCAGTTTTTGGGTCTAAAAGAAGAAGATTTAATAGGACGTGAACACCGCAACTTACTTAAATTAACCCATAAACAAGATATGCTTTACCGTGAAATGTGGGAAGGTTTTACTTCCGGATCTTCGGTTGAAATGGACTTATGTTATCCGACTTCATATGGAGATGTTTGGCTGAGAGAAACTTATACTCCTTTAAAAGATGCTAGTGGTGAATATAAAAAGGTTTTGAGTCTTTCGGTAGACATATCCGATAATAAAACAAAAGATAGAGCAATACATGCGTACAGGAGGGAGCTTGATGAGCAGGGAGAAAACCTTAAAAACATTATTGATCAATTAAATACACATAAATCTGAAAGCGAACTAAGAGAAAATGAGCTATTGAAAGAAAGCGAAGCTACAGAAGAGGAAAACAGAGTTCAAATAGAAAGTATGAAACTACTAATTGAAGATCTTGAAGAAAAAATACGCAAGCTTACAGCAGGCAAATCATAA
- a CDS encoding NAD(P)H-dependent oxidoreductase, with product MNKKKIAVLVGSLRKESYNKKIAQQLISLSPENLEMEIVEIGNLPHYNEDIDQEQPHEEYVKFRKKIEQADGFLFVTPEYNRTISGVLKNALDVASRPYGKNMWSGKPGAIVSVSKSPLGGFGANLALRQPMMFLNVLLMQNPEAYIGNVHNLFDDKGNLVAETEKFLTNFMASFEKWTNKF from the coding sequence ATGAATAAGAAAAAAATTGCAGTTTTAGTAGGCAGTTTAAGAAAAGAGTCTTATAATAAAAAAATTGCTCAACAACTAATAAGTCTATCACCTGAAAACCTGGAAATGGAAATAGTGGAAATAGGAAATTTACCCCATTATAACGAGGATATCGACCAAGAACAACCTCATGAGGAATATGTGAAATTTCGAAAAAAAATAGAGCAAGCCGATGGCTTTCTGTTTGTTACGCCAGAATATAATCGTACTATTTCTGGAGTATTAAAAAATGCGCTTGATGTAGCATCACGCCCGTACGGAAAAAATATGTGGAGTGGTAAACCTGGTGCTATCGTTAGTGTCTCGAAAAGTCCTCTTGGCGGTTTTGGTGCCAATCTTGCACTACGTCAACCAATGATGTTTTTGAATGTTTTGTTAATGCAAAATCCAGAAGCATACATAGGTAATGTACATAACCTATTTGACGATAAAGGTAATTTAGTGGCTGAAACCGAGAAATTTTTAACAAACTTTATGGCATCATTTGAAAAATGGACTAACAAGTTTTAA